Proteins encoded by one window of Chryseobacterium foetidum:
- a CDS encoding RNA 2'-phosphotransferase — MTESQKKKTSKFLSYVLRHHPELIGLNLDENGWANVDELIAKSTNDTQGFTFEELNEIVETNDKKRFVFNEDKTRIRANQGHSIGIDLNLKPQQPPEFLYHGTAQANVDSILENGIEKKSRQHVHLSSDKETANKVGMRHGKPVILTIKTKEMSEDGILFYLSENGVWLTDFVDQKYILKNP; from the coding sequence ATGACTGAGTCCCAAAAGAAAAAAACAAGCAAATTCCTGAGCTACGTTCTCCGGCATCATCCTGAATTGATTGGCTTAAATTTAGATGAAAACGGCTGGGCAAATGTGGATGAACTCATTGCAAAATCAACTAATGACACTCAAGGTTTTACTTTCGAAGAACTTAATGAAATTGTGGAAACCAATGATAAAAAACGTTTTGTTTTTAATGAAGATAAAACCAGAATCAGAGCCAACCAAGGGCATTCGATTGGGATTGATTTAAATTTAAAACCTCAGCAACCACCCGAATTTCTGTATCATGGAACAGCTCAGGCAAATGTTGATTCAATTTTGGAAAATGGCATTGAAAAAAAAAGCAGGCAGCACGTTCATTTAAGTTCAGACAAAGAAACCGCAAACAAAGTGGGGATGCGACATGGGAAACCTGTAATTTTAACCATTAAAACAAAGGAAATGTCTGAGGACGGAATTCTTTTTTATCTTTCAGAAAACGGTGTTTGGCTGACGGATTTTGTGGATCAAAAATACATTTTAAAGAATCCATAA
- a CDS encoding metallophosphoesterase family protein, whose amino-acid sequence MKRTLAIGDIHGGFKALKQVLHRAKVTENDKLIFLGDYVDGWSESSLIIDFLIKLSQKQECIFIKGNHDAWAENWLLLGSEPPVWLANGGQTTVDSYSEYSLEELDVHLEFFQNMKNYYVDEENRLFIHAGYTSTDGPDVEMYTADSRWDRTLWETAVAMDKKLSENPDLYPKKLLLFKEIFIGHTHTLHLGITEPLRKSNVWNLDTGAAFTGALSIMDVDTKEFRQSDTLPHLYPEEKGRNHYKVKLKI is encoded by the coding sequence ATGAAAAGAACTTTAGCCATTGGCGACATACACGGAGGATTTAAAGCCTTAAAACAGGTTTTGCATAGAGCAAAAGTAACAGAAAATGATAAACTTATTTTTCTGGGCGATTATGTCGACGGCTGGAGCGAATCCTCTCTGATAATAGATTTTCTTATTAAACTTTCGCAAAAGCAGGAATGTATTTTCATCAAAGGAAATCACGATGCATGGGCAGAAAACTGGCTTTTATTGGGTTCCGAGCCTCCTGTCTGGCTTGCCAATGGCGGACAAACTACTGTTGACAGTTATTCAGAATATTCTTTGGAAGAGCTTGATGTTCATCTTGAGTTTTTTCAGAACATGAAAAACTATTATGTGGATGAAGAAAACCGGCTGTTTATTCACGCCGGATACACTTCGACCGACGGTCCGGATGTGGAAATGTACACCGCAGACAGCCGCTGGGACAGAACTCTCTGGGAAACGGCAGTTGCCATGGATAAAAAATTATCGGAAAATCCAGATTTGTATCCTAAGAAATTATTACTGTTTAAAGAAATTTTCATCGGTCATACGCATACTTTGCATTTAGGAATCACAGAACCTTTAAGAAAAAGCAACGTGTGGAATCTTGATACCGGCGCGGCTTTTACCGGAGCTTTGTCAATCATGGATGTTGACACAAAAGAATTTCGGCAAAGCGATACTCTTCCCCATCTGTATCCTGAAGAAAAAGGCAGAAATCATTATAAAGTTAAACTGAAAATTTAA
- a CDS encoding M14 family metallopeptidase, whose protein sequence is MKPKYFLFLLISSIFFSQNQYQTPFEKGNGNTTVTYQEMNAFYENLAENFKTIQYLKKGEDDNGKPIYVVVYNPFPEKDFEKLRKEKAILFINNGIHAGEPDGIDATMMLMRDLALNKIKTPENFVVAAISAYNISGMLNRGAFSRANQNGPEQYGFRGNARNLDLNRDFIKVDSKNAKSFQEIFQWLKPDVFIDNHVSNGADYQYTFTYISTFKERLGKILGEYFYNDFQAKNLNDLKKIGYESTPYVNIHGDVPDIGFAAFEDSPRYSTGYASLFNTMATMPETHMLKPYDKRVDATYKYMLVNLQNLDKDFKKIKKLRIDNLKQYQAGNQYGIRWKIDSTQYSTMDFKGFEGRYKPSDISGKPRLFYDRSKPFTKKIKLFTTAVPTSYITIPKYYVIPQSQYRVIEELKRNQIQMKIITKDSTIAVESYKINDFKTVKNPSEGHYLHYETKVEKSDKKVTVAAGDYLVSTQQFGVKYLVETLEPEATDSFFNWNFFDAILSQKEYYSAYIFEDTAAELLKKDKDLNQKFKAKKDSDKEFDNDGNAQLDWIYRNSSYFEEKTFRQYPIYRIL, encoded by the coding sequence ATGAAACCGAAGTATTTCCTCTTTCTACTGATTTCATCGATATTTTTTTCTCAAAATCAGTATCAGACACCTTTTGAAAAAGGAAATGGAAACACAACTGTGACATATCAGGAAATGAATGCCTTTTATGAAAATCTTGCAGAAAACTTCAAGACCATTCAATATCTTAAAAAAGGTGAAGATGACAACGGAAAACCAATCTATGTCGTGGTTTACAATCCTTTTCCTGAGAAAGATTTCGAGAAATTAAGGAAAGAAAAAGCCATACTTTTCATCAACAACGGAATTCATGCCGGAGAGCCCGACGGAATCGATGCTACCATGATGCTGATGCGGGATTTAGCTTTAAATAAAATTAAAACTCCTGAAAATTTCGTTGTGGCCGCAATTTCTGCCTACAACATCAGCGGAATGCTGAACCGTGGAGCATTTTCAAGAGCCAACCAAAACGGTCCGGAACAGTATGGTTTCAGAGGAAATGCAAGAAATTTAGACCTCAACAGAGATTTTATTAAAGTTGATTCTAAAAATGCAAAGAGTTTTCAGGAAATTTTCCAGTGGCTGAAGCCTGATGTTTTTATCGACAATCATGTGAGCAACGGAGCAGATTATCAGTATACTTTTACTTATATTTCTACTTTTAAAGAACGTTTGGGTAAAATCTTAGGAGAATATTTTTATAATGATTTTCAGGCTAAAAATTTAAATGATTTAAAGAAAATCGGCTATGAAAGCACGCCTTATGTCAACATTCATGGCGATGTGCCCGATATTGGTTTTGCTGCTTTTGAAGATTCTCCGAGATATTCTACAGGTTACGCATCACTTTTCAATACGATGGCAACCATGCCGGAAACCCACATGCTGAAGCCTTACGACAAACGCGTGGATGCTACTTACAAATACATGCTTGTCAATCTTCAGAATTTAGATAAAGATTTTAAAAAAATTAAAAAGCTCCGAATCGACAATTTAAAACAGTATCAGGCAGGAAATCAATATGGCATTCGCTGGAAAATAGATTCTACTCAGTATTCGACCATGGATTTTAAAGGTTTTGAAGGAAGATACAAACCGAGTGATATTTCGGGGAAGCCAAGACTGTTTTATGACAGAAGCAAACCTTTCACAAAAAAGATAAAACTGTTTACAACGGCGGTTCCTACCAGCTACATTACCATTCCGAAGTATTATGTGATCCCCCAATCGCAATATCGTGTGATTGAAGAACTGAAACGCAATCAGATTCAGATGAAAATAATCACAAAAGACAGCACGATCGCGGTGGAATCGTATAAAATTAATGATTTCAAAACCGTGAAAAATCCCTCTGAAGGTCATTATCTTCATTATGAAACCAAAGTTGAAAAATCAGATAAAAAAGTAACAGTCGCGGCAGGTGACTATCTTGTTTCCACACAGCAATTCGGAGTAAAATATCTCGTTGAAACACTTGAACCGGAAGCCACAGACTCTTTCTTCAACTGGAATTTCTTCGACGCAATTTTATCTCAGAAAGAATATTATTCAGCCTATATTTTTGAGGATACCGCTGCGGAATTGTTGAAAAAAGACAAAGACTTAAACCAGAAATTTAAAGCTAAAAAAGATTCAGATAAAGAGTTTGACAATGACGGAAATGCACAACTCGACTGGATTTACAGAAATTCTTCTTATTTCGAAGAGAAAACATTCAGACAATATCCCATCTACAGAATTTTATAA
- a CDS encoding cupin-like domain-containing protein, with the protein MGVILKPIDVVDDITQEDFIEKYLKPRKPVVIKNMARKWPAYQKWTMDYVKEAVGDVEVPLYDSKKADPAAPINTPTTKMKFADYIDLIQKEPTDLRIFFFDPIKQAKKLLEDYISPKDLMGGFLDKFPSMFFGGKGSVTFLHYDIDLAHIFHTHFNGRKHVLLFENKWKDRLYKLPYATYALEDYDIANPDFAKFPALDGVEGIECFLEHGDTLFMPTGWWHWMKYLDGSFSISLRAWDKSWAVKAQSLWNLTVQRKFDDVMKKNFKKKYMDWKERKAVTRAEWALKKGLPKR; encoded by the coding sequence ATGGGAGTTATCTTAAAGCCGATTGATGTTGTAGACGATATTACTCAGGAAGATTTTATTGAAAAATATTTAAAGCCAAGAAAACCTGTTGTCATCAAAAATATGGCAAGAAAATGGCCGGCTTACCAAAAGTGGACAATGGATTATGTGAAGGAAGCAGTAGGTGATGTGGAAGTTCCGCTTTATGATTCAAAAAAAGCCGATCCTGCTGCACCAATCAATACGCCGACGACCAAAATGAAGTTTGCAGATTATATTGATCTGATTCAGAAAGAGCCTACAGATCTCAGAATTTTCTTTTTCGACCCGATCAAGCAGGCAAAAAAACTTCTGGAAGATTACATTTCTCCGAAAGATCTGATGGGTGGTTTTTTAGATAAATTTCCCTCAATGTTTTTTGGCGGAAAGGGTTCTGTCACGTTTTTGCATTATGATATTGACTTAGCGCATATTTTCCACACTCATTTTAACGGGAGAAAACATGTTTTGCTTTTCGAAAATAAATGGAAGGACAGATTATACAAACTTCCTTACGCAACCTACGCACTTGAAGATTACGATATTGCCAATCCGGATTTCGCAAAATTCCCTGCTCTGGACGGAGTTGAAGGTATAGAATGTTTCCTTGAGCATGGTGATACGCTGTTTATGCCGACGGGATGGTGGCACTGGATGAAGTATCTTGACGGAAGTTTTTCAATCTCTCTCAGAGCGTGGGACAAATCGTGGGCCGTGAAAGCGCAGTCGTTGTGGAATCTTACGGTTCAGAGAAAATTTGATGACGTGATGAAGAAAAATTTCAAAAAGAAATACATGGACTGGAAAGAGCGCAAAGCTGTTACCAGAGCCGAGTGGGCCTTAAAAAAAGGTTTACCTAAAAGATAA